The following DNA comes from Centropristis striata isolate RG_2023a ecotype Rhode Island chromosome 3, C.striata_1.0, whole genome shotgun sequence.
AGGGATGAAGCGTCAGATCATGGATGAGTTTGTCTCCAACAACAAGTTCCTGCAGGTGCCTCGGCTCGTCAACCAGCAGCTTTTTGATGAGCTGTGCCCTGTCAAGCAGTTCCACCGACGGAGGAAGTAAGACATTTTATGAGCCCTTAGCCTCTGGTCCTGCACTTAATATCTCTCCTAAATTAACCTTGTGTAATAAGACTTGCCCGGAGGAGGTTTCTCTTCGCTGCATGTCTACTCCATCTTAATTGTTGTAAAAAAGGAAAGTAAAATAAGCGAAGCCTGAATTTGACTTTTAACATCATATGATGGTAAGAAGGTTAAATGCAAACTGAATTGTTGTGCAGTTACGTGAAATGACTGTAAATTGTTTGCAGGTACTGTGTGCTGCTGATCACAGGGGAGGACCAAGCCTTTCTTACAGGCAATAAAGCCTTCCTTGACTTTGCATCagtgaacaaaaaagacgtgcTGCGGTTTGCATACGTTTACCAGCGTCAGCAGCAGCCTCTCTGTCAGGCACTGCTCTATAATCAGGCAACTCTCTCACCTCAGGTCAGTGGCAGAAACACATACACAGTGTAAACACACGCATCAACCATATATACATCTTGTACACAAACTcacttacagtacaggccaaaagtttggacacaccttctcattcaatgcgtttccttcattttcatgactattgacattgtaaattcatcaaaactattaatgaacacatgtggaattatgtacttaacaaaaaagtgtgaaataactgaaaacatgtcttatattctagtaagcaaagggtggctactttgaggaatctaaaatacaagacatgttttcagttatttcacattttttttgtcaagtacatcattccatatgtgttcattaatagttttgatgccttcagtgagaatcaaTAATCTTTATCTGATCTTCTTtatcagaaaaataaagaaaaacgcattgaatgagaaggtgtgtgtccaaacttttggcctgtactgtacatgctctgaagaaaaaaacagacatccaGTATATGCTAACACCAAGGACAATGTTGACTTGCTTGGAAACCTTTTGGATCCAGCACGTCCAGAATTTGATATCTGTCAGATTACCGATATGAGTGTCCCGAGATTCAGCAGAGTCTCGGTTTACATCCAAAGTGCTTTTTGACACCGCTGACAGGTGGTGATTCTTGAGAGGCGGAGCCACGCTGGCAAGGTCCTGTTCCGCTCTGTGAGTGGAGGCTGGAACGGCAGCGAAGAGGATAAGTACCGCCTCCATGAACAGCTGGAGATCCTTCAGAAAGACCCCACCTATCTGACCTCCGACGCCACCCTGCCAGAACTCAACAACGAGATGGCCCCCGTAAGAgactacacatgcacacacacacacacacacttgagttTGAAACCAGTAGTGTGCTCAGTGGGAAAAATGAACTGGATGTATTCTTGGATCAGtcattgttttctgtttcagatttttattattcagTGGATGAACGCTGCCTATGATTACATCCTTCAAATATATGATGACCTTCTCTACTCAAACTGGTAAGACAACACTCATTCTGCAGCATTCTGTGCAAACAAGAGAAGGACAGACAAGGTGGTGGACTTTCTGAAATGTATCAGAAGCTGAGTCATGCTTCTGCATCAACATCTTGCCTTAATTTCCACGTACCAGGGGGCTCTGCAGGGTGTATTAAGTGATTCCAATATAGTTATGACGCATGcctttaaaaatgtaacaacACATAGAGTTTACAAATTGTGAGGAGTGGTATTGGTTTATATGGGAGCTGTGTGTTTTCTTCAACATGTTTTAACAATACAATATTTCTGTCTTCGAGGCGAGAGATGATGCCCATCCTGTCCTTGATCTTCTCAGCTCTCTTCATTCTTTTTGGTACCGTCATCATTCAGGCCTTCAGGTGAGAGCAGCTTCATCCCTTTCTAATCAAAATCATCATTTGATCTAAAATtactttcatttaaatgtcttaatACGTAATGATACTGGCTAGATATGCAAtagaaatctgtttttaaacttttatttatcttatttgtcTTGTAATTCTACTTGATCTATGCTAGTTTTGACTCCAGTTGAGTCAAATACTGGATGTATAGTGCTGTGTACTCTTCAAAGGAGTTGGCTGTCCACactgatgatttatttttcttttttgtcgtCCATTTTCAGTGAGCCAGGCGAGACCAAACCCCGGAAACAAAAGCCAAAAGAGCAACCGCAAACTGAGGAAGATGCATCAAGTAGAGCCAGTACTTCAAGGTAAAATGTAGTTAAATGAAGTGAACACAAGATGGACACAGAATACAGCAGATAGCAGATCCACAGCAGAAAGCCTGTTGGCAGCCTACTTAATTCGCAGTATGAGCCACAAAAAAGAACTGGAAAATATGGACCCCAAAGAAGAATTCTAAAGCAGGCAGCCTGAGTGATGGCTTTTAAAACTTATTTTGCAGTGGAATGGTAGGACCATGGGGGGTTTGTGGTTCGCTCTAATTTAAGCACGTCCTCGAGCTGTCAAAGCACAGCCCCACAAGAAATATTctcataaataattaaacaagAGTCAGCAGTATCGTGTtaataaatttgtattttctgtcatgTAGCCAACTGTATTTTTATCTACAACTGGCTGATGCATTGTGTTTTGCTATGATGATCAGGTTTAGAGTTTTATGCCACACCTTTGAGCCAATGTCCAAATAACATTACTGTCACATGACATTAAGATTCTGGTTCAGGTCAGGTATCCAGACTCTAGTGCATACACCTTACAAGGGCCTTTTTGTAAATACAGTAATCCATGTACatagatttattttaattttattttaatttaacaatatttttattaaaatgtctagtttttttttttatcagaacaTATACATCAACATACAAACATAAAATTCCCCTCATACAgttacacattcacacagacaaaaaataaataatgagaataaccataatatttaaaataatattaatagattATAAAGTGAAGcaattgattaattaaataaacattaattaataaatcagTAAACAAGTAGAATAGAATagtgaagtaaaataaaaacataaaaatcataatgtaaaataagataaaaccaaacaaaatagATACAATAAAGTTAAGTAGAAGGCAGGGTCAAAACTTTCATGTTACCCGTATACCATTTCCTTTTCAGTCAGTGTTTCATGACATAAATGAGCCCTGGATACCAACAAACTCATCCTGTTTATCTTTCATAATAAATGTCAACCCTTCCCACCCTGGAAATGTCATCAACTCTCTTTTCCACACTGCAAGTGATGGTGGTTCTACATTCTTCCAACGTAGTGCAATCGTTCTTTTTGCACGAAGAAATCCAAAgtcaaacatttttgtttgcTTCGTTCTAATAAAGTCCTTGGAATATAATCCAAGTACACATATACTTGGCCTCAATGGAATATTACTTTTAACCATCCGTGATAAACATTTATCTAAATTTTCCCAGAATCACATGCATTGATAGAGTAAATGCTAGCTGCAATCATTCCTTCTCTCCTCAGTGCCCGTGAAGCAAACACAACCACACTGTTTAAAAAGAATCAAGGAAAAAATTCATAATCCATACACAACTAATCCCTCCGTCTATCTTTCTCGTTTGTCCACGCAGCCGTCCTCCAAAGAAGGACTTTGTGGAAGTGACGGAGCTGACAGACATCACGTACATCAGCAATCTGGTCAAGCTGAGGCCGGGCCACATCAACGTTGTCCTGGTGCTCACCAACGCCTCCAAGAATGCTCTGCTGAGGAAATATGCCAAGGaggttttttctttctctgggTACGTCTCAGCGCTGCAGGACATCTTTTTAGTTTCTAATATTTGTTCATATTAGTTTATTAAGCCTACATTTGTTAATGCAGATAGCTTAACACTTATTTCtggtttagggttaggtatttTGTGTCTACTTACCTTCATTATCTTGCAATAACTCGCTTTAGAATTATGAAATGAAATCTGTATCAtgtaataatgaaaacacatgTACTTCAgtataggggtgtgccatatcatatcgttcatgataatatcggtatattttttatggttataaaaaaatgcatatcgtgatattggcaacattcctacttcttgatgtagtggcgtaaggctaacaattaaagttgttttaataacaaaaagctacttactctccgttgcaaaacacatgcagctttcaaaataagagcatggtgtgttaacagaatccaccacagaacttacaagaagactgtcaaaataagatgccttaaataaaacatacaagaacctttattctcctttacaaaatgtcattaaaacatgtccccggaacccctaaatggttatttttattatttgctctcttttttttgtatttggcaactattgagatttgcacttcacactacattttagatttgtatttatttgtacagactaaaaaaattatttttaagtatttcgtaatatcgtgaagaataattgttatcgcaaaaatagcctgaaatatcgtgatattcttttagggccatatcgcccacccctacttcAGTATGTATCTTTTCCACTAAGATGCCCTGATTGCATATTTTTCTTTGATCAATCCTCGTTCCACTTAATAATTCCAACCCCCTCTGCCACTACAGGACTCAGACCCTCCACTTCTCCTTCCTCAACGCTGATAAGCACCGCCACTGGATGCCATCACTCCTCCGCTCAGCCTCTGACGCTTCGCAGAGCGAGGGCCATTCGGACGAGGACGAGGAGTCTCGAGACTACGCTGGCCACGTCCTGGCCCTCAACGGCCACAAGAAATACTTTTGCCTTTTTAGACCCGTCTTCACAGGGGACGATCCCAACGACTCCTCATCTGACACCTCGTTCTCCGCTGAGAGCCGGAGAAAGTCccggtccaggtccaggtccaccTCCCACTCTCGATCCAGGTCCCATTCCAGAGAGGATGGGGCCGGATCCAAGAGGGGCTCCAGTAGGGCCACCAGCATAGAAGT
Coding sequences within:
- the dnajc16l gene encoding dnaJ homolog subfamily C member 16 — encoded protein: MSLKRSSRHPLLSCPALLAIFLLILTVQLVKAASEYDPYKILGVSRSASQAEIKKAYKNLAKEWHPDKNKDPKAEDMFIKVSKSYEILSNEERRSNFDRYGQMDENQPFGQSQHQGFRGFHNSFYFDESFFHFPRSRDFADSKYLLHHAQFNSDVLPDSHKRPYLIKVTSEWCFACIHIEPVWKETVQELEPLGVGIGIVDLGYERRLANQLGAHRAPSIIGLVNGRVTFFHQAVVREHLRQFIEDLLPQKLVEKITDNTYMTFLDSWHVENKPSVLLFDQVPIIPLLYKLTAFAFRDYVRFGFVDQGDTHNTRILRQFNINTYAPTMLLFKEDTEKPVDIIQARGMKRQIMDEFVSNNKFLQVPRLVNQQLFDELCPVKQFHRRRKYCVLLITGEDQAFLTGNKAFLDFASVNKKDVLRFAYVYQRQQQPLCQALLYNQATLSPQVVILERRSHAGKVLFRSVSGGWNGSEEDKYRLHEQLEILQKDPTYLTSDATLPELNNEMAPIFIIQWMNAAYDYILQIYDDLLYSNWREMMPILSLIFSALFILFGTVIIQAFSEPGETKPRKQKPKEQPQTEEDASSRASTSSRPPKKDFVEVTELTDITYISNLVKLRPGHINVVLVLTNASKNALLRKYAKEVFSFSGTQTLHFSFLNADKHRHWMPSLLRSASDASQSEGHSDEDEESRDYAGHVLALNGHKKYFCLFRPVFTGDDPNDSSSDTSFSAESRRKSRSRSRSTSHSRSRSHSREDGAGSKRGSSRATSIEVHHKLDRLGLWMERLMEGTLPRLQVPAWPSLGEGTSSSTES